The genomic interval CGATGGCTGATACACCCCCTCCAACCGACGGACAGTCTGACAAATACCCGCCCCAGTCCGGGCGACGACGCTTCGTCAAGGGCATGGTCGGTGCCAGCGCACTGGCGGGCGCCGCGACTGCCGGCGGACTGGCGGTCGACGCGACGACCGATCAGAGCGGCGTCGGTGGCGGCGGCGCCACCTACGTCGGGATCAACAACATCGACGGTCCCGCCGGTCGGCCGATGCCGCTGTTGCCGATCGAGATCGACGACGGGGCGCTGAAAGGCGTCTGGCCGGCGGTCGTCGAGAAGACGAAAGGCGAGCGGACCTACCGCGTCGCCGAGGAGGAACTGGGCGGCCTGACCTACTCCCAGCGGTGGTTCCAGTACTGCGGCCTGGAGGTCACCGAGGGGTTACACCCGAACCCCGACCGGGACCCCTACCTCCGATCGGCCGGTCGCTACGACTGGCAGTCCGGTCTCGACGACGGGGCGAAACTCCGGGTCGAGCAGTTCCGGGACTACGAGGAGTGGGGCAACGGAATCGGGCGGGACGGCCTGGGCAAGCCCGCGCTGGC from Haloarcula pelagica carries:
- a CDS encoding Rieske 2Fe-2S domain-containing protein, with the protein product MADTPPPTDGQSDKYPPQSGRRRFVKGMVGASALAGAATAGGLAVDATTDQSGVGGGGATYVGINNIDGPAGRPMPLLPIEIDDGALKGVWPAVVEKTKGERTYRVAEEELGGLTYSQRWFQYCGLEVTEGLHPNPDRDPYLRSAGRYDWQSGLDDGAKLRVEQFRDYEEWGNGIGRDGLGKPALATWRSQGDVTTPIQVLVFRTPELPKMIAGEGEYAELSQRVRTFLEAATAEEFMAWVNKCTHLCCNPGYKTIPGSADFGAENQVYCNCHQSVYDPFRPIEKTFVARPRPLG